The DNA segment TCATCCTCGGCACCGGCGGGGACAACAGCAACTGGAACATGGGCACCTTCTTCGAGGGCGCCATGGTCTCCGGCTATCCCTCCGACGCCGCCGAGAACGCGGTGCAGGCCAACGTCGTCGCGGCCGGCTACTCCGGCCGGACCGACGTGCCCAACGGGCCCCAGGGCACCATCACCGGCCCCGGCGGCAAGTGCGTCGACGTCGCCGCCGACGACACCGGGGTCAACGGCGCCGCCGTACAGCTCTGGGACTGCCAGACCTACGCCGAGGACCAGCACTGGACCCACAACCCGGACACCTCCCTCGGCACCATCTCCCGCTGCCTCGACATCAACGGCAACGGCACGGCCAACGGCACCGAGGTCGAGCTGTGGGACTGCAACGGGGTCGGCGGGCAGAAGTGGGTCCAGCAGACCGACGGCTCGCTGCGCAACCCCCAGTCCGGCCGCTGCCTCGACGCCCCCAACGGCACCTCCACCAACGGCACCCGGCTGCGGATCTGGGACTGCAACGGCTCGGCCGCGCAGAAGTTCTCCGTCAACGGCGGAGCCCCCGTCGCCGCGCCCGGCGGCAAGTGTGTGGACGTCGCCGCCGACGACTCCGGGGTCAACGGCACGGCCGTACAGCTCTGGGACTGCCAGACCTGGTCCGTGGACCAGCACTGGTTCCACCGCTCCGACACCGCGCTCTCCACCCTCGGGCGCTGCCTGGACATCAACGGCAACGGCACGGCCAACGGCACCCAGGTGGAGCTGTGGGACTGCAACGGGGCCGGGGGCCAGAAGTGGGAGCAGCAGGCCGACGGCTCGCTGCGCAACCCCCAGTCCGGCCGCTGCCTGGACGCGCCGAACGGCACGACCGCCAACGGCACCCGGCTCCAGATCTGGGACTGCAACGGCGCCGCCGCGCAGAAGTTCAAGCTGAACTGACGGACCGGTACCGGGGCTTCCCGGCCGGATACGGGGAAGCGGCCGCGGGGGAGGGGTGAACACGCGGGTGGACGCCGCTTCTGCGTCCCCCGCGCCCCGCCCCCGCACACTGGGCGCACCCGTACCGGAAGGAAGCCCCCGCCCCATGCACATCGATCTGACCGGACGCACCGCCCTGGTCACCGGCTCCACACAGGGCATCGGCGCGGCCATCGCGCTGGGCCTCGCCCGCGCCGGTGCCCGCGTCGCCGTCAACGGCCGCGACAGGGAGCGTGTCTCCGCGAGCATCGCCGAGTTCGCCGAGCAGGCCCCGGACGCCGAGTTCGTCGCGGCCGCCGCCGACGTGTCCACCGAGGAGGGGGCCCGGCAACTGCTGCGCGAGCTGCCCGAGGTGGACATCCTCGTCAACAACCTCGGCATCTTCGGCACCGCCGACCCGCTGGAACTCACCGACGACGAGTGGCGCCGGTACTTCGAGATCAACGTCCTCGCGGCCGTCCGGCTGACCCGGCTCTACCTCCCCGGCATGACGGAGCGCGGCTGGGGCCGGGTGCTGTACATCGCGAGCGACTCGGCCATCGTCATCCCGGCCGAGATGATCCAGTACGGCATGTCCAAGACCGCCCTGCTCGCGGTGGGCCGTGGCTTCGCCAAGAAGGCCGCGGGCACCGGCGTCACCGTCAACTCCGTCATCGCCGGCCCCACCCACACCGCGGGCGTCGAGGACTTCGTCTACGAACTCGTCGACAAGAACCTCCCCTGGGACGAGGCCCAGCGGGTCTTCATGCGTGACTACCGCCCCCAGTCCCTCATCCAGCGCCTGATCGAGCCCGAGGAGATCGCCAACATGGTCGTCTACCTCAGCTCCCCCCAAGCCTCCGCCACCACCGGCGGCGCCCTCCGCGTCGACGGCGGCTACGTGGACGCCATCCTTCCCTAGGCACCCGGACGGCAGGCGTGCAGGCACCCGTCGAGGGGGAACTCCGGCGGCGCGGCGGGCAGCACCCCGGCCCGCTCGTAGCCGCTCTTGAGCGCCACCCGGCAGGACGCCGTGTTGTCCATCTCGTGCAGGAGCT comes from the Streptomyces seoulensis genome and includes:
- a CDS encoding arabinofuranosidase catalytic domain-containing protein is translated as MRAFRSAVSPGLRGRLGAVLSVLALLLGALAGLSAPAQAAGSAPCDIYAAAGTPCVAAHSTIRALFAGYNGPLYRVTRASDGAATDIGLLATGGYADAGRQDTFCGGTTCRMTKIYDQTSRHNDLNPGPAGTAGMGADRAADASELAVTAGGHKVYGIWISPGVGYRSNGAASGVAVNGQPEGVYMVASGTHVGSACCFDYGNAERTPADTGNGHMDAVSIATTCYFAPCTGNGPWVEADLENGMFQGDNGSNLANRGNSSTYVTAVLKNDGQTRYALKGGNSQTGSLSTWWDGALPSRGGYRPMQQEGGIILGTGGDNSNWNMGTFFEGAMVSGYPSDAAENAVQANVVAAGYSGRTDVPNGPQGTITGPGGKCVDVAADDTGVNGAAVQLWDCQTYAEDQHWTHNPDTSLGTISRCLDINGNGTANGTEVELWDCNGVGGQKWVQQTDGSLRNPQSGRCLDAPNGTSTNGTRLRIWDCNGSAAQKFSVNGGAPVAAPGGKCVDVAADDSGVNGTAVQLWDCQTWSVDQHWFHRSDTALSTLGRCLDINGNGTANGTQVELWDCNGAGGQKWEQQADGSLRNPQSGRCLDAPNGTTANGTRLQIWDCNGAAAQKFKLN
- a CDS encoding SDR family NAD(P)-dependent oxidoreductase; protein product: MHIDLTGRTALVTGSTQGIGAAIALGLARAGARVAVNGRDRERVSASIAEFAEQAPDAEFVAAAADVSTEEGARQLLRELPEVDILVNNLGIFGTADPLELTDDEWRRYFEINVLAAVRLTRLYLPGMTERGWGRVLYIASDSAIVIPAEMIQYGMSKTALLAVGRGFAKKAAGTGVTVNSVIAGPTHTAGVEDFVYELVDKNLPWDEAQRVFMRDYRPQSLIQRLIEPEEIANMVVYLSSPQASATTGGALRVDGGYVDAILP